The following coding sequences are from one Paenibacillus stellifer window:
- the sucD gene encoding succinate--CoA ligase subunit alpha yields the protein MSILVDKNTKVITQGITGSTGLFHTKGALEYGTQMVGGVTPGKGGTTVDIELDNGQIKSLPIYNTVIEAKAATGATVSVIYVPPAFAADSIMEAVDARLDLVICITEGIPVLDMVKVKRFMEGRSTVLIGPNCPGVITPGECKIGIMPGYIHMPGYVGVVSRSGTLTYEAVHQLTARGIGQSTAVGIGGDPVKGSEFIDILRRFNEDPQTKAVIMIGEIGGTAEEEAAYWVREHMTKPVVGFIGGTTAPPGKRMGHAGAIISGGKGTAAEKIAVLEECGITVAPTPAEMGSTLVRILEEKGILNACTSH from the coding sequence ATGAGCATTCTTGTCGATAAAAATACGAAAGTGATTACCCAGGGCATCACGGGATCTACGGGACTTTTTCATACAAAGGGCGCTTTGGAATACGGTACGCAGATGGTGGGCGGCGTCACACCGGGCAAAGGCGGAACGACGGTTGATATCGAGCTGGATAACGGACAAATCAAATCCCTGCCGATCTACAACACAGTAATTGAAGCCAAGGCTGCGACGGGTGCAACCGTAAGCGTCATTTATGTGCCGCCGGCTTTTGCTGCGGACTCGATCATGGAAGCTGTGGATGCCAGGCTTGATCTCGTTATCTGTATTACCGAGGGCATTCCGGTGCTGGACATGGTCAAAGTAAAGCGCTTTATGGAAGGCCGCTCTACGGTGCTGATCGGACCTAACTGTCCTGGTGTCATTACGCCGGGCGAGTGCAAAATCGGCATTATGCCGGGCTACATTCATATGCCGGGATACGTCGGAGTCGTTTCGCGCAGCGGAACGCTGACCTACGAGGCTGTTCATCAGCTGACGGCCCGCGGCATCGGTCAATCGACGGCTGTAGGGATTGGCGGCGACCCGGTGAAGGGCTCGGAGTTTATCGATATTCTAAGACGGTTCAATGAAGACCCGCAGACGAAGGCGGTCATTATGATCGGCGAGATTGGCGGGACAGCCGAGGAAGAAGCCGCCTACTGGGTGCGCGAGCACATGACCAAGCCGGTCGTCGGCTTCATTGGCGGCACAACTGCGCCTCCAGGCAAAAGGATGGGGCATGCTGGCGCTATCATTTCCGGTGGCAAAGGCACCGCCGCTGAGAAAATTGCCGTGCTGGAGGAGTGCGGCATCACTGTAGCCCCGACTCCGGCCGAAATGGGCTCCACTTTGGTTCGGATTCTGGAGGAAAAAGGAATTCTTAACGCCTGCACGTCACACTAA
- the sucC gene encoding ADP-forming succinate--CoA ligase subunit beta, whose protein sequence is MNIHEYQGKEMLRSYGVAVPNGRVAYTVEEAVAAAQELGGSVAVVKAQIHAGGRGKAGGVKVAKSLDEVRAYGGEILGKTLVTHQTGPEGKEVKRLLIEEGCQIVKEYYIGLVVDRGTGRIVLMGSEEGGTEIEEVAAKHPEKIYKEIVDPAVGLQVFQARRLAYNISIPNELVGKAVKFMQALYSAFVDKDCSIAEINPLVVTADGNVLALDAKLNFDSNALFRHKDVVALRDLDEENEKEIEASKFDLSYIALDGNIGCMVNGAGLAMATMDIIKYYGGEPANFLDVGGGATAEKVTEAFKIILSDESVKGIFINIFGGIMRCDVIASGVVQAARQLGLTKPLVVRLEGTNVELGKQILSGSGLHIVSADSMADGARKIVALVQ, encoded by the coding sequence ATGAATATCCATGAGTATCAGGGCAAAGAAATGCTAAGGAGCTATGGGGTTGCGGTCCCGAATGGAAGGGTTGCATACACGGTGGAGGAAGCCGTAGCCGCAGCGCAGGAGCTGGGCGGTTCGGTTGCCGTGGTCAAGGCGCAGATTCATGCGGGCGGCAGAGGCAAGGCGGGTGGCGTCAAGGTTGCAAAGAGCCTGGATGAAGTCCGCGCTTATGGAGGCGAAATACTGGGCAAGACGCTGGTGACGCACCAGACCGGACCGGAAGGCAAGGAGGTCAAGCGCCTGCTTATTGAGGAAGGCTGCCAGATTGTGAAGGAATACTATATCGGGCTTGTCGTCGACAGGGGCACGGGACGAATTGTCCTCATGGGCTCCGAGGAGGGCGGAACCGAAATCGAAGAAGTGGCGGCGAAGCATCCCGAGAAGATCTATAAGGAAATTGTAGATCCGGCTGTCGGACTGCAGGTGTTTCAGGCACGCAGACTGGCCTATAACATTTCCATTCCGAACGAGCTGGTCGGGAAAGCGGTCAAGTTTATGCAAGCGCTCTATTCAGCTTTTGTCGACAAGGACTGCTCCATTGCTGAGATCAACCCTCTCGTCGTTACAGCCGATGGCAACGTGCTGGCTTTGGATGCCAAGCTGAATTTCGATTCCAACGCCTTGTTCCGGCATAAAGATGTCGTGGCGCTGCGCGATCTGGATGAAGAGAATGAGAAGGAAATCGAGGCATCGAAGTTTGATCTCAGCTACATTGCGCTTGACGGCAATATCGGATGCATGGTGAATGGGGCGGGCCTCGCAATGGCCACGATGGATATAATTAAGTATTACGGCGGAGAGCCTGCCAATTTTCTGGATGTCGGCGGCGGCGCCACGGCGGAGAAGGTTACGGAAGCGTTCAAAATCATTTTGTCCGACGAGAGCGTCAAAGGCATCTTCATCAATATTTTCGGCGGAATCATGCGTTGCGACGTCATTGCCAGCGGCGTGGTGCAGGCGGCTCGCCAGCTCGGTCTGACTAAGCCGCTCGTCGTCCGTCTGGAAGGAACCAATGTGGAGCTGGGCAAGCAAATATTGTCCGGCTCGGGACTCCATATCGTATCGGCCGATTCCATGGCAGACGGCGCCCGAAAGATCGTCGCGCTCGTACAATAA
- a CDS encoding MarR family winged helix-turn-helix transcriptional regulator, which yields MNQSSNSNPIPELLLENQLCFTIYACSREITKLYQPLLDKLGLTYSQYLVMLVLWEKKQCTVKELGTALYLDSGTLTPLLKRLQAAGLIVRERSQEDERKVLISPTGNGWALQDDAKCIPSLMAEGMTMEKDEFAELLGQFRSLLNRVHQANIAERM from the coding sequence ATGAACCAATCATCCAATTCGAACCCGATCCCGGAACTGCTGCTGGAGAATCAGTTGTGTTTTACCATATATGCGTGTTCTCGGGAGATCACCAAGCTGTACCAGCCTCTGCTGGACAAGCTCGGACTCACGTATTCCCAATATCTCGTTATGTTAGTGCTCTGGGAGAAGAAGCAGTGTACGGTGAAGGAACTGGGCACGGCGCTGTATCTGGACTCCGGGACGCTTACTCCGCTGCTGAAACGTCTTCAGGCCGCTGGTCTCATTGTGCGGGAGCGCTCGCAGGAGGATGAGCGTAAGGTCCTTATTTCTCCAACCGGGAACGGATGGGCGCTGCAAGATGACGCGAAGTGCATACCGTCCCTCATGGCTGAGGGAATGACCATGGAGAAGGACGAATTTGCCGAATTGTTGGGCCAGTTCCGTTCTTTGCTGAACCGTGTTCACCAGGCGAATATTGCGGAGAGAATGTGA